In Castor canadensis chromosome 11, mCasCan1.hap1v2, whole genome shotgun sequence, a single genomic region encodes these proteins:
- the P3h4 gene encoding endoplasmic reticulum protein SC65 — translation MAWAAWGLLWLLLGSAGAQYEKYSFRGFPPEDLMPLATAYGHALEQYEGESWRESARYLEAALRLHRLLRDSEAFCHANCSDPTQPRPARSPDGHGDGGGDDWARELRLFGRVLERAACLRRCKRTLPAFQVPYPPRQLLHDFQSRLPYQYLHYALFKANRLEKAVAAAYTFLQKNPKHELTAKYLKYYQGMLDVSDESLTDLEAQPYEAVFLKAVKLYNSGDFRSSTEDMERALVEYLAIFARCLAGCEGAHEQEDFKDFYPAIADLFADSLQCKVDCEANLTPNVGGYFVDKFVATMYHYLQFAYYKLNDVRQAARSAASYMLFDPQDSVMQQNLVYYRFHRARWGLEEEDFQPREEAKLYHNQTTELRELLEFTHVYLQSDDEMELEETEPPLKLEEPLSDTEFEGEGDYEEGLYADWWQEPDAKGDEAEAEPEPELS, via the exons ATGGCTTGGGCGGCGTGGGGACTGCTGTGGCTGCTGCTGGGCAGCGCCGGGGCGCAGTACGAGAAGTACAGCTTCCGGGGCTTCCCGCCCGAGGACCTGATGCCTCTGGCCACGGCCTACGGCCACGCGCTGGAGCAGTACGAGGGCGAGAGCTGGCGCGAGAGCGCGCGCTACCTGGAGGCGGCGCTGCGACTGCACCGGCTGCTGCGCGACAGCGAGGCCTTCTGCCACGCCAACTGCAGCGACCCCACGCAGCCCCGGCCGGCGCGTAGTCCCGACGGCCACGGCGACGGCGGCGGCGATGACTGGGCTCGCGAGCTGCGGCTCTTCGGCCGCGTCCTGGAGCGCGCCGCCTGCCTGCGACGCTGCAAGCGGACCCTGCCCGCTTTCCAGGTGCCCTACCCGCCGCGCCAGCTGCTGCATGACTTCCAGAGTCGCCTGCCCTACCAATACCTGCACTATGCGCTGTTCAAG GCTAACCGGCTGGAGAAGGCGGTGGCCGCGGCCTATACCTTCCTCCAGAAGAACCCTAAGCACGAGCTGACCGCCAAGTATCTCAAGTACTACCAAGGGATGCTGGACGTCTCCGATGAGTCCCTCACGGATCTAGAGGCCCAGCCCTACGAG GCGGTGTTCCTTAAGGCTGTGAAGCTCTACAACAGCGGGGATTTCCGCAGCAGCACGGAGGACATGGAGCGGGCCCTGGTTGAATACCTGGCCATCTTTGCCCGCTGTCTGGCTGGTTGTGAGGGGGCCCACGAGCAGGAGGACTTCAAGGACTTCTACCCAGCCATAGCAG ATCTCTTTGCAGACTCCCTACAGTGCAAGGTGGACTGTGAGGCCAATTTGACTCCCAATGTGGGCGGCTACTTTGTGGACAAGTTCGTGGCCACCATGTATCACTACCTGCAGTTTGCCTATTATAAGC TGAATGACGTGCGCCAGGCTGCCCGCAGTGCTGCTAGCTACATGCTCTTCGACCCCCAGGACAGCGTCATGCAGCAGAACCTGGTGTATTACCGCTTCCACCGGGCTCGCTGGGGCCTGGAAGAGGAGGACTTCCAGCCCCGGGAG gAGGCCAAGCTCTACCACAACCAGACCACTGAGCTGCGGGAGCTGCTGGAGTTCACACACGTGTACCTGCAGTCAGACGATGAG atggaactggaggagaCAGAACCACCACTGAAGCTGGAGGAACCTCTATCTGACACTGAGTTTGAGGGGGAGGGTGACTACGAGGAGGGCCTCTATGCTGACTGGTGGCAGGAACCGGATGCCAAGGGTGACGAGGCTGAGGCTG aaCCAGAGCCAGAACTGTCATGA